The Erigeron canadensis isolate Cc75 chromosome 1, C_canadensis_v1, whole genome shotgun sequence genome segment TCCAACCCAAAATATCCACTGCAAAAccaattaaaaaatcaataataactCTAGCCGGATACTAAAATGGACCATTCTATATGGCCaaagaaaattagaaatatacTTGATCGTCCCAGGCTTTCTCCTTATTGTAAATCACAGCAGCTCCGAAACTCCTAGCAGGATTGATACCCGTCCCAGTGATAGGAATCGTCGCTAGGTGAACTGTGAACACAGCGAATCCAATGGGTAATGGTGCCAATATCTATGTCACAAAAGAAGAACTCATTAGTCCTAATACATACTATATATTATGAGCACCAATTATTAATAAACGGTTAGTTAAAAAGtgatcataaaaatatatttggaTGGAACAGTTGGGAGCATACGGGAATATGAGAATCTCTTGCGTTCCTTTTAGGATCGGTGGCTGAGAAGACGGTGTAGACAAGAACAAAGGTGCCGATTATCTCTGCACCCAACCCGGTACCTTTATTGTAGACATCGACTAGCTCGTTGGCACCACCACCATATCTGTAATAGTAACTCTTATGGAAAACCTTGACCAAACCCACACCACAAACGGCTCCTAAGCACTGGGCCACAATGTATAGGATCAATCGGGGCAGTGACACCTTACGAGCAAGAAATAGACCAAATGTCACGGCTGGGTTAATGTGGCCACCTGCATATCCACATACAAGTATATCTATTAGTCATGTAACTACCCATTAATACCTTGGACCACAAAGGCACATTTATTCATCAGTATCTTTagattttgttttattgttttgaattcgAATGTTTATTGCTAGAATTTTATCGGTATAGGGCCACACAAGAACTACAAGCCACACGATAAGTTATTTATGGTAACCAATTGTAATGGTATATTAAAGTTTCAGCCCATGTGTCCGAAAACAATTGTTTAATTATGAGGATAGTAACACTCATGAAGAACCCTATAAGATTTACAAAGGACTTAATTGGTAGTGAACACCAACTTACCATATATAACGTAAACGTAAAATATGTGAAATACTAATTGGAAAAGATGTGCTATGGGCCATAGAAAAATTCACATGACTCAAATTAAAGCGACTCAACTTTTGAGACAATACCAAAAGCtaccaaaacaaattaaagtagattaaaaaaataaaatgttggaGTAAAAACTAACCAGAGATACCGGCAGTGCAGTAAACAAGAATAAAGATCATACTACCGAATGCCCAAGCAATGCCTAGGACGCCAACACCGCCACAAGGGTTCGAGCTCGTGTCTATTTGGCTCTTGTAACCAATAACTGTCAAGACAGTTATGTAAAGGAAGAGAAGCGTGGCAGTGAACTCGGCAATTAGAGCTCTATAGAACGACCACTTGCCCAACTCTTTGGTATCAAAAAATGCCACCGGTGGCGGGTCATGGTAGTCTTTCAATGCTAAAGGCTCTCTGTGCGGAACTTCGTCTGTCATGTTGGTTGTCATATGGTGGTGTGATAAtatatagctagctagctagatagTGAGAATAATGAGCTaggatgaaaatgaaaatgagtgTGCATATATATAAAGCTAGGAAGGGAAGATAACACCAAGAGTGAATTGAAGGAGTCTATTCAAATACTATAAGGGGTGCCTTCGAATGAATAACTGAAATTTCGTTATCAATCGACCCTATCTACGTTGGTATACATATATACCCCGCCATCTTCTAATGTTTTTTAGGCCGATACATTTCTCCAATTTCTAGCTATTAGTTGTACggattatatatgttttctttttatataaatatttatataactaaaaatcaTTATTATTGCAAACATTTCTCCAATTTCTAGCTATTTGTTTTCATATGATTTGTATTCTATGTATAAAATAGAATACATTCATGTACGTACCACATAATttatatgattaatatatatttgtcgACACAAACTCATAATTGTTCGATCTAGCTATCTCCTTATGTTCCTCTCtgttatatatacttactagTTAATTACTAATTATACGAGATTGGTTGTAGTGATGGGTTATTTGCTATTGTATATGGAAGCCTTAGAAACTTGGAGACTTTTTATAGTCACACCTAGTGACGGAGCCAGGAATTTTATCGCAAGGgacaaattttaaaacattatataggtaaaaaaaatgttaatgtAACAATCAAATACAGATAAATTCATATACCGACAAAATAATAACCATCCAATTACAACCAAAATACAAACTCAAAAGACGACATAACGAACCAGCTACAACTTCGTCGTATAACCAAAAGCACGAACTATTCACTAAACTTAGACGACCCATATAATGCTATATTAGATCTACTcatctttatattaaatcaaTACAAGATAACAAATAATATGTTGTATAGTGTGTTATGTGTGAGATTCTCCAAAACAAAACCTCTCTTCAGCCCTTCCAATCTAACATCACACTTTCATCTTTCAATTTaagcaaaaaaataataataataataagaaaccTAATAATTAGGgaaaatatatatggataattttATTTAGATCAATAAATGAAAGTATTATctattgaagaagaaaagatgtatAGAGAAGGAGAATGAAGATTATCCACTTATAACTACTATCATTTAAAAATTAAGACTTGAAAGTTGGGATTTAAATCGCATGTCACTGATTgcatatgtatttatttttatttttttggtctGAGTAAATTTCCAAAtgtacttttaaataaaaaataattacattgtGAATAAATTAGGGTGGGGTCAATTGCCCCAATGCCCCCATGTTGGAGTCGTGCCTGGTACTTGCACCACTTGCATATTTGGTTCCTAATCCATTTGTCCCCAAAGTAACCTGATTTTTCCAATGgatatatattacttattattttttatttttaatattgaaattattagttaaaaaatcagttgaagtcaaaattgaaagtaaaagtcaattttaaaaaatcaaaagctGTGATTTGTTAATGAACTATTAGACCAAATGTCTTggttatattttaatatattagaaaACAATTGGTCTAATAACCTATTGGCTAATCACAACTCTCGGATTTCTCAAATTGGGTCTGttcattacattatatttaaatgtttcattagtcatgtttTAGCATATTTagcatatatcatatattgataaatcataattttaatatttacattaatcTTTAAACTCTTAATCGAATTATTGGATTTTCTTTTTGAGAGTACACCGCATTATACGAATAACGTTATGGTAATTATTTATGAGTACTTCACATATTTCCAAATAATTGTAAATTTCTTCAAGATAAAACGAAAACTATATATTGTTTGAGTGCTTTTGAGTTTCACTGTTATTGTTTTTATTGACAAAGGTTATAACATGCGACTGCTATAATATCCCCATGTCGAGATTTGTCGACGATCGATAAAGTATCTAGCTATGGGGTGTTGATAATATCGAAAGGATAAGTTTATAATGTGAAAATCTAATcctatttatgtttcaaaaaatagttataatttgaataaaaagtCTTAAAATGTGACCATATCTTTAGAACCGTAATAAAGGAAACATTTCAACCCTTGAAAAGTCGAAATTACTCTAAAGTTTattaaagtgttaaaaaaatcGATTATAATTGTTTTGGACAAGGCACGATCAGGGATATGGCTTATTTTGTCAAAACATGAAAACATATAGCtgttgatgttttttttttttttaaatataatcgAGTGTAGATCGTATATTTATATCGAGTTTGTGTTGTATTAATAGTAATTTCTTCAGTTATTATTATTCTAGAGTTTAACAGATATATAACATATTTCTTCTAgagtataattataaatataaatatttataatttgctTTGCTTTATCTCGAAATGATCGATGATTGTCTAAATATGTATGGCTATAGTAAATTTGGCAAGGACGTCGACAACATACAAAGAGGTCAAAAGGAAGCGTCACCTCCACGAGTCCATGGGACTTAATTCGATGATTTAATTCCATATCagcattcttttttattttccgtTTTTAACATAATATTCTATTAATAGAAAAATTGTAAGGTTATATTTTAATGAGTTTTGCTAAACGCAACACTTAGGTCGGCAGATTAGGACTTAGGTgtattaaataattgtacatttatcataaaatttaagggaTTGACTTTTAATACGTAAGATACAAACATTTTACGTATAACATTTtcctatttaaaatatttctttttgaCATAAATGTTAACGGTTACTTTTTAACTAAgtaatttatcaaaatttgtaTACACGGTTGGTTCAATCCACAAACCGCACGCCATCTCCACTCAACcaaattaaatttgatatatatatatatatatatatatatatatggtagagatcctgaaagaaggtgtcttaaggagagaagggagagaaggtcctataagccaattagaacgcgacatgtgtcaaaatgaaaaaaaatgcgcggtgacatttttgtaaataaatcaaacttttgtcagtctagttttgggtcagcttgggttatgatcagcttggtaggtcagcttggtttggtcagcttgggttctgggtcaggttgggtggtcagcttggttggtcagcatgatcagtttggtcagatttAGGTCACGGTTtgattgggtcaggttgggttagcttggggtctaagtcaggttgggtcagcttgacacaatctacacagatgtagattatgggttttgggtcaacttggggtcaggttggatCAGcatggggttgggttgggtcagcttggggtctgggttaggttgggtcaggttgggtgagcttggttagcttgggttgggtcaacttgacacaatctacacaaatgtagattataagttttgagtcagcttggggtcaggttgggtcagcttggggttgggttgggttagcttggtgtctgggtcaggttgggtcagtttggttagcatgggttgggtcagcttgacacaaaactacacataatctacacaaatgtagatcccaagctgactcagaTTCCAGACTGACCAAGCTAacccataacccaggctgaccaatctgacctaaccaagctgaccaaccaagctgacagaccaagctgatcataactcaagctgacccagacccaagttgacccaaaaccaggctgacaaaagtttaatttatttacaaaaatgccaccgcgttcttttttttaaaatccacatgtcgcgttctgattggttcataagaccttctttcacttctctccttaagacaccttcttatttgatctctctcctatatatatatatatatatatatatatttataaacaaatgatTTTTTACCAGTTCATTATTTAACACAAATAGACTAGGATGATGTAACAATCTCAACAAGACAATTGAGCCCGATTAGTAGTTAATATATCAATGTGAAAATGTTAATTTCTAAACCATTAGACGTAAAACGTACTCATTAGTTTCGAGATAGATATATCCTTATTCAAAACTCCTAAAGTTGACGAAAGTAGAGAAAGGGACAAGTTGGTTCCGTCACAAACTAAAAATCATTGAAACTCAACTGGTATCCGAATACATTATTCAGATTTTGATTATCTAATCCACTTAGAGGTTTatctttttttctaaaaataatgttttttttctcttattaaggatttttagactatttggtaagaggattaatcatttctctctAATAACCATACATATGAAAAACAAAGGCATTTATTACACCTATCTTAATTTTTTTGCTTTGTGAAAACGAAGAAGAAAGTAATTTGACATGAACTCGATACTGATATGATTATTATGTACatataattatagaaaaaaaaataaaataaatggatGGCAACCCTGATCCCAACATATTGTTTAACAACTTAAACGCAGCTATTAGCTAGATAAGTTAAATTTTTGTCACATCATTTCGAAAACTAGATTATTTGACCTTATATTCATATCGACACCCGTTTTCACATGTATTAATTTAGACTGTCAAAAAGTTAGTCAAATGCCAAGCTTTTGCCAAGTCAAAAGTCACAACTCGTAAAACCAAGCTGAATTCAATAAGCCGATcacaagcatatatatatatatatatatatatatatatatatacaccaagcCTTTGTGTTAGTTGTAGACTTGTATTAGTTGATGATGAACTCTTCCAACCAATGATGATGTACAATTTGGTTTGAAGCTCGGCTATTCGGTTTGTTTCAGGTCGGTAACTTATTAACCGTTCAAAACTACACGATGAACATAACCTAAAGAGTACCatcaaaaaagaacaaaaatggaaatATAATGACATGATTTTAAATCATAGTCCGACAATTATACGATGTAGAATAGACTAACAAATCCATATACACCAAAAGTCGTAAAGTTGGGCCGAGTCAAGATCACTAGTGAATAATGTAGCATGTATGGCTGGAATATG includes the following:
- the LOC122607951 gene encoding aquaporin PIP2-2-like; its protein translation is MTTNMTDEVPHREPLALKDYHDPPPVAFFDTKELGKWSFYRALIAEFTATLLFLYITVLTVIGYKSQIDTSSNPCGGVGVLGIAWAFGSMIFILVYCTAGISGGHINPAVTFGLFLARKVSLPRLILYIVAQCLGAVCGVGLVKVFHKSYYYRYGGGANELVDVYNKGTGLGAEIIGTFVLVYTVFSATDPKRNARDSHIPILAPLPIGFAVFTVHLATIPITGTGINPARSFGAAVIYNKEKAWDDQWIFWVGPFIGAAIASFYHHYVLRAHAYKAFGSFKSGGHV